In one window of Mercurialis annua linkage group LG4, ddMerAnnu1.2, whole genome shotgun sequence DNA:
- the LOC126676246 gene encoding uncharacterized protein LOC126676246, whose amino-acid sequence MENSIEKTNNPTKFYTHFLYKALIVSIFLVILPLFPSQAPEFINHTLNTRGWEFLHLVFVGIAISYGLFSRKNDETDKDYTNSNTHSSKFDNAQSYVSKFLQVSSVFDDDSDSTPLSKSDGSIRNSNSSSNSSSVQTWNNQYYRNDPVVAVLDQEQRSGVISRIGEKPLLLPVRSLKSRVLDTDGDEIRNESSNFGSKRFLKEEAMSRNGEFGLNFQDVEEKKKKDNVVLPSPIPWRSRSGRLEMKENKQETENPSLYNPSPNLSPKPDNRTSSANLSPSGKKFSPSSSFSAETQGKSAEDHFVRKKSFYRSPPPPPPPPPPPTFVIRNSRSIRPNSTEIENDHNSLDSSLSIRANKSNEEQFDDMLDNHKASYAEKLVSESDDDLEETEDDFDEDDIARSRFIPREKEANSGDGGPDVDKKADEFIAKFREQIRLQRIESIKLSSGQIKRKASR is encoded by the coding sequence ATGGAAAATAGCATAGAAAAAACCAATAACCCAACTAAATTCTATACTCATTTTCTCTACAAAGCTCTTATAGTGTCAATCTTCTTAGTTATTCTTCCTCTTTTCCCTTCCCAAGCTCCTGAATTCATCAACCACACACTCAACACTAGAGGATGGGAGTTTCTTCATCTTGTTTTCGTAGGTATAGCTATTTCTTACGGCCTTTTTAGCCGAAAAAACGACGAAACAGATAAAGATTATACCAATAGCAACACTCATAGTTCTAAATTTGATAATGCCCAATCCTATGTCTCTAAATTCCTTCAGGTTTCTTCGGTTTTCGATGATGATTCTGATAGTACTCCTTTGTCGAAATCTGATGGGAGTATCCGTAATAGTAATAGTAGTAGTAATAGTAGTAGCGTTCAGACATGGAATAATCAGTACTACAGGAATGATCCTGTTGTTGCTGTTCTTGATCAAGAACAGCGAAGTGGTGTTATTTCAAGAATTGGCGAAAAACCGCTTTTGTTGCCTGTTCGGAGCTTGAAATCTCGTGTTTTGGATACGGATGGTGATGAAATTAGAAACGAATCCTCTAATTTCGGTTCTAAAAGATTTTTGAAGGAAGAAGCTATGAGCAGAAACGGCGAATTTGGGTTGAATTTTCAAGATGtggaagagaagaagaagaaggacaATGTAGTGCTTCCTTCTCCAATTCCGTGGAGATCAAGATCTGGCAGATTggaaatgaaagaaaataaacaagaaACTGAAAATCCTTCTCTGtataatccgtcgccaaatctGTCACCAAAACCTGATAACAGAACTTCATCGGCGAACCTGTCACCTTCGGGGAAGAAATTTTCTCCGTCGTCTTCTTTCTCAGCAGAGACACAAGGAAAAAGCGCAGAGGATCATTTCGTCAGGAAAAAAAGCTTCTACAGGTCTCCTCCGCCGCCGCCGCCTCCACCTCCACCGCCGACATTCGTAATTCGAAATTCAAGGTCAATAAGACCTAATTCTACTGAAATTGAAAATGATCATAATTCCCTAGATAGCAGCTTATCAATTAGGGCAAATAAAAGCAATGAAGAACAATTCGACGACATGCTCGACAATCATAAAGCATCATACGCGGAGAAACTTGTATCGGAATCCGATGATGATTTGGAAGAAACCGAGGATGATTTTGATGAAGACGACATTGCAAGAAGTCGTTTTATTCCGAGAGAAAAAGAAGCGAATTCCGGCGACGGAGGACCTGATGTGGACAAGAAAGCTGATGAGTTCATAGCTAAATTCAGAGAGCAAATTAGGCTTCAACGAATAGAATCTATCAAATTATCAAGTGGGCAGATTAAGAGAAAGGCTTCAAGGTAA